In Actinoplanes derwentensis, the following proteins share a genomic window:
- the kdgD gene encoding 5-dehydro-4-deoxyglucarate dehydratase: protein MTTFSPTALRDTLGSGLLCFPVTHMTPELTFDESAFRAHLQWLSEYNASGVFAAGGTGEFFCHTPAEIGRIVRASVAEAKARVPVIAPAGYGTAQAVEMARDGEAAGADGIFLLPPYLTELDQDGLKEHVRAVCRATDLGVIVYHRANARFTPETFIELTEELPNLIGFKDGIGDIDVVAHLYAKLGPRLVYVGGLPTAETYALPYLELGATTYSSAIFNFAPRWASDFYDSVIKRDRDDVYARIRDFVLPYLNIRNRRAGYSVSIVKAGMTAVGRSAGPVRPPLSDLTPAELAELGALIAATPSIERVK, encoded by the coding sequence ATGACCACGTTCTCGCCCACCGCACTGCGCGACACGCTGGGGTCCGGCCTGCTCTGCTTTCCAGTCACCCACATGACGCCGGAGCTCACCTTCGACGAGTCCGCGTTCCGCGCCCACCTGCAGTGGCTCTCCGAATACAACGCCAGCGGCGTGTTCGCCGCCGGCGGCACCGGAGAGTTCTTCTGCCACACCCCGGCCGAGATCGGCCGGATCGTGCGCGCCTCCGTCGCCGAGGCCAAGGCCCGCGTCCCGGTCATCGCCCCGGCCGGATACGGCACCGCCCAAGCGGTCGAGATGGCCCGCGACGGCGAGGCCGCCGGCGCCGACGGCATCTTCCTGCTGCCGCCCTACCTCACCGAGCTCGACCAGGACGGTCTCAAGGAACACGTCCGCGCGGTCTGCCGGGCCACCGACCTCGGCGTGATCGTCTACCACCGGGCGAACGCCCGCTTCACGCCGGAGACGTTCATCGAGCTGACCGAGGAACTGCCGAACCTGATCGGCTTCAAGGACGGCATCGGCGACATCGACGTGGTCGCCCACCTCTACGCCAAGCTCGGGCCGCGACTCGTCTACGTCGGCGGGCTGCCGACCGCGGAGACCTACGCGCTGCCGTACCTGGAGCTCGGCGCCACCACCTACTCGTCCGCGATCTTCAACTTCGCACCGCGGTGGGCCAGCGACTTCTACGACTCGGTCATCAAGCGCGACCGCGACGACGTCTACGCCCGGATCCGCGACTTCGTTCTGCCGTACCTGAACATCCGCAACCGCCGTGCGGGGTATTCGGTGTCGATCGTCAAGGCGGGGATGACCGCCGTCGGCCGGTCCGCCGGTCCGGTCCGCCCGCCGCTGTCCGACCTGACCCCGGCCGAACTCGCCGAACTCGGCGCGCTCATCGCCGCCACGCCCTCCATCGAGCGGGTGAAGTGA
- a CDS encoding ABC transporter substrate-binding protein — protein MSLPRKSAAMIAASAALSLAATGCSVANSGADGSGAASGTLRVVLPQEPPTLEPCEASLTATGVVVRSNITEPLLERNPTSGELEPKLATEWTQSTPTLWTFKLRPGVKFSDGSDFTSEDAVAAIERSANNTTLACNVQGYVFGDSGKLTLAAPDATTVTVTTEAPDPLLPLRVSFIEMTQSAISTTTKVREPVGTGPYKIQTWAAGQKLTLATWDGYWGEKPGYATAEYQWREEGTVRAAMVVNGEADVATNLGADDGAGDTAVQYPNNETTALRFTNDQAPLNDIRVRQAIDMLIDRDGIIKSLFGGLGKPASQLIGPGVIGYNEALTPTKYDPAAAKALVDAAKAAGVPVGTQFRIIGRTSQFPKIAESIELMQSAFAQAGLNAKIEMMDTAAQLKYQLRPFVPDAGPIALIVMHGNQAGDAAFTVGQYFATDGAQSTGGSADLDAKIKAAAPLTGAARQQAYADVFQTQTDAVRGFAFLANMEAVLARAKTVDYTPDAATGDEMRLTDMKPKA, from the coding sequence ATGAGTCTTCCCCGTAAAAGTGCCGCGATGATCGCCGCCTCGGCGGCGCTGTCACTCGCCGCCACCGGATGTTCCGTCGCCAACTCCGGCGCCGACGGCTCGGGCGCCGCCAGCGGAACGCTGCGCGTAGTCCTGCCGCAGGAGCCCCCGACGCTGGAACCGTGCGAGGCGTCGCTCACCGCGACCGGCGTCGTCGTGCGCTCCAACATCACCGAGCCGCTCCTGGAGCGGAACCCGACCAGCGGCGAACTCGAGCCGAAACTGGCCACCGAGTGGACCCAGAGCACACCGACGCTGTGGACCTTCAAGCTGCGCCCCGGGGTGAAGTTCTCCGACGGCAGCGACTTCACCAGCGAGGACGCGGTCGCCGCGATCGAGCGCTCGGCGAACAACACCACGCTCGCCTGCAACGTGCAGGGTTATGTGTTCGGCGACAGCGGCAAGCTCACGCTCGCCGCCCCGGACGCGACCACGGTCACCGTCACGACCGAGGCGCCCGACCCGCTGCTGCCGCTGCGCGTCTCGTTCATCGAGATGACCCAGTCGGCCATCAGCACCACCACGAAGGTGCGCGAACCGGTCGGTACCGGGCCGTACAAGATCCAGACCTGGGCAGCCGGACAGAAGCTCACGCTCGCCACCTGGGACGGCTACTGGGGCGAGAAGCCCGGGTACGCCACCGCCGAGTACCAGTGGCGTGAGGAGGGCACGGTCCGGGCCGCGATGGTGGTCAACGGCGAGGCCGACGTGGCGACCAACCTCGGCGCGGACGACGGCGCCGGCGACACCGCGGTGCAGTACCCGAACAACGAGACCACCGCGTTGCGCTTCACCAACGACCAGGCGCCGCTCAACGACATCCGGGTCCGCCAGGCGATCGACATGCTGATCGACCGGGATGGCATCATCAAGTCGCTCTTCGGCGGTCTCGGCAAGCCCGCCAGCCAGCTCATCGGCCCCGGCGTGATCGGGTACAACGAGGCGCTGACCCCCACGAAGTACGACCCGGCGGCCGCCAAGGCACTGGTCGACGCCGCGAAGGCGGCCGGCGTACCGGTGGGCACGCAGTTCCGGATCATCGGCCGCACGTCGCAGTTCCCGAAGATCGCGGAGAGCATCGAGCTGATGCAGAGCGCGTTCGCGCAGGCCGGCCTGAACGCCAAGATCGAGATGATGGACACCGCGGCGCAGCTGAAGTACCAGCTTCGCCCGTTCGTCCCGGACGCCGGCCCGATCGCGCTGATCGTCATGCACGGCAACCAGGCCGGTGACGCCGCGTTCACGGTGGGGCAGTACTTCGCCACCGACGGCGCGCAGAGCACCGGCGGCAGCGCCGACCTGGACGCGAAGATCAAGGCGGCGGCCCCGCTCACCGGCGCCGCCCGGCAGCAGGCGTACGCGGACGTCTTCCAGACCCAGACCGACGCGGTACGAGGCTTCGCGTTCCTCGCCAACATGGAGGCGGTCCTGGCCCGGGCCAAGACCGTCGACTACACCCCGGACGCTGCCACCGGTGACGAGATGCGGCTGACCGACATGAAGCCCAAGGCCTGA
- a CDS encoding 2-hydroxyacid dehydrogenase, producing MTVVQVGPLMPFLESALASDYAARRLPDTFADGAFDDVTIAVTSGRVGVGAALMSRLPALRAVINFGVGYDTTDVAEATRRGIVVSNTPDVLDDCVADTALGLIIDVMRGLSAADRYVRRGDWPAHGNPPLARKVSGARVGILGLGRIGLAIARRLDGFGCDISYHNRSPRDVPYRYAPSPAALAADVDVLVVAVSGGPNTRHLVSAEVIDALGADAFLVNVARGSAVDETALVSALVGGRLAGAGLDTFADEPHVPAALLTLDRVVLTPHLGSGTSETRRAMSDLTLANLARFVKDGTLVTPVAGS from the coding sequence ATGACAGTGGTGCAGGTAGGGCCGCTGATGCCGTTTCTCGAGTCGGCGCTCGCGTCCGATTACGCCGCACGCCGGCTGCCGGACACCTTTGCGGACGGCGCGTTCGACGACGTGACCATCGCGGTCACGTCCGGGCGCGTCGGTGTCGGCGCCGCGCTGATGAGCCGGCTCCCGGCGCTGCGTGCGGTCATCAACTTCGGCGTCGGGTACGACACCACCGACGTCGCCGAGGCCACCCGCCGCGGCATCGTCGTCTCCAACACGCCCGACGTGCTGGACGACTGCGTCGCGGACACCGCACTCGGCCTGATCATCGACGTGATGCGCGGACTCAGCGCCGCCGACCGGTACGTACGCCGCGGCGACTGGCCGGCCCACGGCAACCCGCCCCTGGCCCGCAAGGTCAGCGGCGCGCGGGTCGGCATCCTGGGCCTCGGGCGGATCGGCCTCGCGATCGCGCGGCGGCTCGACGGCTTCGGGTGCGACATCTCCTACCACAACCGCAGCCCTCGCGACGTGCCCTACCGGTACGCCCCGTCGCCCGCCGCCCTGGCCGCCGACGTGGACGTGCTGGTCGTGGCAGTGTCCGGCGGCCCGAACACCCGGCATCTCGTGTCCGCCGAGGTGATCGACGCGCTCGGTGCGGACGCGTTCCTGGTCAACGTGGCACGGGGGTCCGCGGTGGACGAGACGGCGCTGGTGTCCGCGCTCGTCGGCGGGCGGCTCGCCGGCGCCGGCCTGGACACGTTCGCCGATGAGCCACACGTGCCCGCCGCGCTACTGACGCTGGACCGGGTCGTGCTCACCCCGCATCTGGGCAGCGGCACATCGGAGACCCGACGCGCGATGTCCGATCTGACGCTGGCCAACCTCGCCCGGTTCGTGAAGGACGGGACCCTGGTGACACCGGTGGCCGGGTCATGA
- a CDS encoding ABC transporter permease has product MLTFLRRRALTSLFPLLAVVLGVFVLARLTGNPASLYLPENATAEAREQFSAANGFDKPIWSQLLDYFAGVLRLDFGMSLRTGEDAATMALRAFPATLQLAVVTMILAVAVALVVGCWAALRPNGLADRVSGMLSMTAASVPDFWLAILGIWVFAIMLGVLPTSGTDAGGASWVLPIAVLMIRPAGVLTQVVRGAMISALGSPYVKVARSKGASEVRVVTRHALRNAAPPALTVAGDLAVGLINGAVVVESIFGWPGIGKLMIDAILQRDFAVLQAAVALTAISIFVLNIAIDIGYALLDARVRNKAGAAA; this is encoded by the coding sequence ATGCTGACCTTCCTGCGCCGACGCGCACTGACCAGCCTGTTCCCCCTGCTGGCCGTGGTGCTGGGTGTGTTCGTGCTCGCCCGGCTCACCGGCAACCCGGCGTCGCTGTACCTGCCGGAGAACGCCACCGCCGAGGCGCGGGAGCAGTTCAGTGCGGCCAACGGATTCGACAAGCCGATCTGGTCGCAGTTGCTCGACTACTTCGCCGGTGTGCTGCGACTGGACTTCGGAATGTCGCTGCGCACCGGCGAGGACGCCGCGACCATGGCGCTGCGGGCGTTCCCCGCGACGCTGCAACTCGCCGTCGTCACCATGATCCTCGCGGTCGCGGTCGCACTCGTGGTGGGCTGTTGGGCCGCGCTGCGACCCAACGGCCTGGCGGACCGGGTCTCCGGCATGCTGAGCATGACCGCGGCCAGCGTGCCGGACTTCTGGCTCGCCATCCTCGGCATCTGGGTGTTCGCCATCATGCTCGGCGTGCTGCCCACCTCCGGCACGGACGCCGGCGGCGCGAGCTGGGTGCTGCCCATCGCGGTGCTGATGATCCGCCCGGCCGGCGTGCTCACCCAGGTCGTGCGCGGAGCGATGATCTCCGCGCTCGGCTCGCCCTACGTGAAGGTGGCCCGCAGCAAGGGCGCCAGCGAGGTCCGGGTGGTCACCCGGCACGCACTGAGGAACGCGGCGCCGCCGGCCCTCACCGTCGCCGGTGACCTGGCGGTCGGCCTGATCAACGGCGCGGTCGTGGTGGAGAGCATCTTCGGCTGGCCCGGCATCGGCAAGCTGATGATCGACGCCATCCTGCAGCGTGACTTCGCGGTGCTCCAGGCCGCGGTCGCGCTCACCGCGATCAGCATCTTCGTGCTCAACATCGCCATCGACATCGGGTACGCCCTGCTGGACGCCCGGGTCCGGAACAAGGCAGGAGCGGCGGCATGA
- a CDS encoding aldehyde dehydrogenase (NADP(+)), with product MLTGDLLIGATAVRGTHGEISAIDPRTGEKLEPSYGLGGIADVERAAALAEAAFDTYRETTPQARAAFLTTIADGIDALGADLTARVGAETGIPPARAGGELARTTNQLRLFAAVVLDGGFLGARIDPALPDRTPLPRPDLRRRFVPVGPVAVFAASNFPIAFSVGGGDTAAALAAGAPVIVKAHSSHPGTSELVGRVIQAAVAEHGLPEGVFSMLFGTGREVGIALVTDPRIKAVGFTGSRSGGLALVAAAQARPEPIPVYAEMSSINPVLVLPAALRDRGAEIGRGLVGSMTVGQGQLCTSPGLVIMLDGSGADALADAAADALRPVPAAPMLSPGIQHAFTDGVARLRDAAGVVTIAAGGNDDDLAAPGQAHLFRTTKQRLDADPTLTEEVFGASSLIVTAGSVDELREIIAGLEGQLTLTLHADDEDLDLARTLLPLLERKAGRIVVNGWPTGVEVGHAMVHGGPFPATSDARTTSVGTAAIERFLRPVAYQNLPAALLPAGLDDANTLGVPRRIDGR from the coding sequence ATGTTGACCGGTGACCTTCTGATCGGCGCCACCGCCGTCCGCGGCACGCACGGCGAGATCTCCGCGATCGACCCGCGCACCGGCGAGAAGCTGGAGCCGTCGTACGGGCTCGGCGGCATCGCGGACGTCGAACGCGCCGCCGCACTGGCCGAAGCCGCGTTCGACACCTACCGGGAGACCACCCCCCAGGCGCGCGCCGCGTTCCTCACCACCATCGCGGACGGCATCGACGCGCTCGGCGCGGACCTGACCGCCCGCGTCGGCGCCGAGACCGGCATTCCGCCCGCCCGCGCCGGCGGCGAACTCGCCCGCACCACCAACCAGCTGCGCCTGTTCGCCGCCGTGGTCCTCGACGGCGGATTCCTCGGCGCCCGGATCGACCCGGCCCTGCCGGACCGCACCCCACTCCCCCGCCCCGACCTCCGCCGCCGGTTCGTCCCGGTCGGCCCGGTCGCGGTCTTCGCGGCCAGCAACTTCCCGATCGCGTTCTCCGTCGGCGGCGGTGACACCGCCGCCGCGCTCGCCGCCGGCGCCCCGGTCATCGTCAAGGCACACAGTTCCCACCCGGGTACGTCCGAGCTGGTCGGCCGCGTCATCCAGGCGGCGGTCGCCGAACACGGCCTGCCCGAGGGCGTCTTCTCGATGCTCTTCGGCACCGGCCGCGAGGTGGGCATCGCACTCGTCACCGACCCGCGGATCAAGGCGGTCGGCTTCACCGGCTCCCGCTCCGGCGGCCTGGCACTGGTCGCCGCCGCCCAGGCCCGCCCGGAACCCATCCCGGTCTACGCGGAGATGTCCAGCATCAACCCGGTACTGGTGCTGCCCGCCGCACTCCGCGACCGCGGTGCGGAGATCGGCCGCGGCCTGGTCGGCTCGATGACCGTCGGCCAGGGGCAGCTGTGCACCAGCCCCGGCCTGGTCATCATGCTCGACGGATCCGGCGCCGACGCGCTCGCCGACGCCGCCGCGGACGCGCTGCGCCCCGTCCCGGCCGCACCCATGCTCTCCCCCGGCATCCAGCACGCGTTCACCGACGGCGTCGCCCGGCTGCGGGACGCGGCCGGCGTCGTCACCATCGCGGCCGGCGGGAACGACGACGACCTCGCGGCGCCCGGACAGGCACACCTGTTCCGGACCACCAAACAACGCCTGGACGCCGACCCGACTCTCACCGAAGAGGTCTTCGGCGCCAGCTCGCTCATCGTCACCGCCGGCTCGGTCGACGAACTCCGGGAGATCATCGCCGGGCTGGAGGGACAGCTCACGCTCACGCTGCACGCGGACGACGAGGACCTGGACCTGGCCCGCACACTGCTGCCACTGCTGGAGCGCAAGGCCGGCCGCATCGTCGTCAACGGCTGGCCGACCGGCGTCGAGGTCGGGCACGCCATGGTGCACGGCGGGCCGTTCCCGGCGACGTCGGACGCGCGTACCACCTCGGTCGGCACGGCCGCGATCGAGCGGTTCCTGCGGCCGGTCGCCTACCAGAACCTGCCGGCGGCGCTGCTGCCCGCCGGACTCGACGACGCCAACACGCTCGGCGTACCGAGGAGGATCGATGGCCGGTGA
- a CDS encoding ABC transporter ATP-binding protein, whose amino-acid sequence MSERTSESGGSAVTTIGMRVDGLTVDLHTPRGTVRAVDGVSFIAHRGRTLALLGESGCGKSMTAQAVAGLLEPIAEVTHGEIDIDGEDLLKVSRKRRRQLAGPALSIVFQDALTALNPVVKVGVQLAEPYRIHRRMSAKAARAEAIELMRHVGIPEPESRADSYPHQFSGGMRQRLLIAMAVALSPKVLIADEPTTALDVTVQAQILALLARLRKEHDMAVILITHDLSVVAEEADTVAVMYSGRIVETGPVTEVFEEPLHPYTRGLLESVPVDADRGAHLSSIPGSPPDLFSIPPGCPYQARCPLVMDVCRTDRPALITHGDRAVACHAAEGVHDDH is encoded by the coding sequence ATGAGTGAGCGAACGAGCGAATCGGGTGGCTCGGCCGTGACCACGATCGGGATGCGGGTCGACGGGCTGACCGTGGACCTGCACACGCCGCGCGGCACGGTCCGCGCCGTCGACGGCGTCAGCTTCATCGCCCATCGCGGGCGCACGCTGGCGCTGCTCGGCGAGTCCGGCTGCGGCAAGAGCATGACCGCCCAGGCCGTCGCCGGCCTGCTCGAACCGATCGCCGAGGTCACCCACGGCGAGATCGACATCGACGGCGAGGACCTGCTGAAGGTCAGCCGCAAGCGCCGCCGCCAGCTCGCTGGGCCGGCCCTGTCGATCGTCTTCCAGGACGCGCTGACCGCCCTGAACCCGGTCGTCAAGGTCGGCGTGCAACTGGCCGAGCCGTACCGGATCCACCGGAGGATGTCCGCCAAGGCGGCCCGGGCCGAGGCGATCGAACTCATGCGGCACGTCGGCATCCCGGAGCCGGAGTCGCGCGCCGACTCGTACCCGCATCAGTTCTCCGGCGGCATGCGGCAGCGGCTGCTGATCGCGATGGCCGTGGCGCTCTCGCCGAAGGTGCTGATCGCGGACGAGCCGACCACCGCGCTGGACGTGACCGTCCAGGCGCAGATCCTGGCGCTGCTCGCCCGGCTCCGCAAGGAGCACGACATGGCGGTCATCCTGATCACCCACGACCTGTCCGTGGTGGCGGAGGAGGCGGACACGGTCGCGGTGATGTACTCCGGCCGGATCGTCGAGACCGGGCCGGTGACCGAGGTGTTCGAGGAGCCGCTGCACCCCTACACCCGGGGGCTTCTGGAATCGGTGCCGGTCGACGCGGATCGCGGCGCGCACCTCAGCTCGATCCCGGGTTCGCCGCCGGACCTGTTCTCGATCCCGCCGGGCTGTCCCTACCAGGCCCGATGCCCGTTGGTGATGGACGTGTGCCGGACCGATCGCCCGGCCCTGATCACCCACGGCGACCGCGCGGTCGCCTGTCACGCCGCCGAGGGGGTGCACGATGACCACTGA
- a CDS encoding universal stress protein — protein sequence MTVVAAWTRGPEGWAALLRAAQEATLRGAGLAVLGEVPVEVLARLVAEAGGVPVTTETVSEGDGRDLASRVIDASYEDEVDLVVVGMRRRSPLGKMLAGDLAQRILLDAHCSVLAVKPPAGATPS from the coding sequence ATGACGGTCGTAGCGGCGTGGACCCGCGGGCCCGAAGGGTGGGCGGCGCTGCTGCGGGCGGCGCAGGAGGCAACGTTACGCGGGGCGGGGCTGGCCGTGCTCGGCGAGGTGCCGGTGGAGGTGCTCGCACGGCTGGTGGCCGAGGCCGGCGGCGTGCCGGTGACCACCGAAACGGTGAGCGAAGGCGACGGGCGTGATCTGGCGTCGCGCGTCATCGACGCGTCCTATGAGGACGAGGTGGACCTGGTCGTGGTGGGGATGCGGCGGCGGTCGCCGCTCGGGAAGATGCTGGCCGGGGACCTGGCGCAGCGGATTCTGCTGGACGCGCACTGCTCGGTGCTCGCGGTCAAGCCACCGGCCGGGGCCACGCCCTCCTGA
- a CDS encoding LysR family transcriptional regulator produces MFSLDQLRGFVAVAEEANFGRAAERLRMTQPPLSRQVQKLERAVGVDLLVRTSRLVELTPAGRVFLDEARRLLSLAAAAPLLAQRAAHGSRGTLRVGFTATAALSVLGEWVKFLDDRLPEVHRVLREMITDRQIEALSAEEIDVGLLRGVPRGAGLEQLLVHAESLLLAVPRGHPLTRLSRLPSLADVAESSVVTYSPIEARYFHDLVVSTFRTAGVQPAYSQHVTQVNSVLALVDAGLGVALVPASASVITLRNLRFLQVEAVPDDCVEVYAAWRADNDSPTLSVLLEHVRSTAPGLRTRFLSP; encoded by the coding sequence ATGTTCAGTCTTGACCAGCTGCGAGGTTTCGTGGCGGTTGCGGAGGAGGCCAACTTCGGCCGGGCCGCGGAGCGGTTGCGGATGACCCAGCCGCCACTGAGCCGCCAGGTGCAGAAGCTGGAGCGCGCCGTCGGCGTCGATCTGCTGGTCCGCACATCCCGGCTGGTGGAGCTCACGCCGGCCGGCCGGGTGTTCCTGGACGAGGCCCGGCGCCTGCTCAGCCTGGCCGCGGCGGCCCCGCTGCTGGCCCAGCGGGCGGCGCACGGCTCCCGGGGCACGCTGCGGGTCGGCTTCACCGCCACGGCCGCGTTGAGCGTGCTCGGCGAGTGGGTGAAGTTTCTGGACGACCGGCTGCCGGAGGTGCACCGGGTGCTGCGCGAGATGATCACCGACCGGCAGATCGAGGCGCTGTCGGCCGAGGAGATCGACGTCGGGCTGCTGCGCGGCGTGCCCCGCGGCGCGGGGTTGGAGCAGCTGCTGGTGCACGCGGAGTCGTTGCTGCTGGCGGTGCCGCGCGGGCACCCGCTGACCCGGCTGAGCCGGCTGCCGTCGCTGGCCGACGTGGCCGAGTCGAGCGTGGTCACGTATTCGCCGATCGAGGCGCGGTACTTCCATGACCTGGTCGTCTCCACGTTCCGGACGGCCGGGGTGCAACCGGCTTACAGCCAGCACGTGACCCAGGTGAACAGTGTTCTCGCGCTCGTGGACGCGGGCCTTGGCGTGGCGCTGGTGCCGGCTTCGGCCTCCGTGATCACCTTGCGCAATCTGCGGTTTCTGCAGGTCGAAGCGGTGCCGGACGACTGCGTCGAGGTCTACGCGGCGTGGCGTGCCGACAACGACAGTCCGACGCTTTCGGTGCTGCTGGAGCATGTCCGGTCCACGGCGCCAGGGTTACGGACCCGTTTCCTCAGCCCTTGA
- a CDS encoding ABC transporter permease: MTTAQETPPAPEASKPSWFRMLLADPLAFIAAIVLLIVAFVAVFGRSIAGETATNGDLALSRLAPFSTDHGWQYFLGGDLLGRSLLGRLMVATQTTMSVSIPVVIISLVIGASVGMWAGYHRGWRETVAMRVADVVLSFPSLLMAVVVLYIFSPSIASIIAILAVTRIPIYLRTARAESAELQSRLFVDAARTFGTPSGAIIRRHIVPIVLPTLLTVATLDFCYVMLAESSLSFLGIGVQPPDVSWGLMVAQGRDQLRTQWWLSVLPGLAIVITTVSANLLASWARIASDPGQRWRLTTPRRRRAARPTIVLEKA, encoded by the coding sequence ATGACGACCGCGCAGGAGACCCCGCCGGCCCCGGAGGCCAGCAAGCCGAGCTGGTTCCGGATGCTGCTGGCCGACCCGCTCGCGTTCATCGCCGCGATCGTGCTGCTGATCGTCGCGTTCGTCGCGGTGTTCGGCCGGAGCATCGCCGGCGAGACCGCGACCAACGGCGACCTGGCCCTGTCCCGGCTGGCGCCGTTCAGCACGGACCACGGCTGGCAGTACTTCCTCGGTGGTGACCTGCTCGGCCGCAGCCTGCTCGGCCGGCTGATGGTCGCCACCCAGACCACGATGAGCGTCTCCATCCCCGTCGTGATCATCTCGCTGGTGATCGGCGCGTCGGTCGGCATGTGGGCCGGCTACCACCGCGGCTGGCGAGAGACGGTCGCCATGCGCGTCGCCGACGTCGTGCTCAGCTTCCCGTCGCTGCTGATGGCCGTCGTGGTGCTCTACATCTTCTCGCCGAGCATCGCCAGCATCATCGCGATCCTGGCGGTCACCCGAATCCCGATCTACCTGCGCACCGCCCGCGCCGAGTCAGCCGAACTGCAGTCGCGGCTCTTCGTCGACGCGGCCCGCACGTTCGGCACCCCGAGCGGCGCGATCATCCGGCGGCACATCGTCCCGATCGTGCTGCCCACGCTGCTCACCGTCGCGACACTCGACTTCTGCTACGTGATGCTGGCCGAGTCGTCGCTGAGCTTCCTGGGCATCGGCGTCCAGCCGCCGGACGTCAGCTGGGGCCTGATGGTCGCCCAGGGCCGCGACCAGCTCCGTACCCAATGGTGGTTGTCGGTCCTTCCGGGCCTGGCCATCGTGATCACCACCGTCTCGGCCAACCTGCTGGCCTCCTGGGCCCGGATCGCCTCCGACCCGGGACAGCGCTGGCGCCTGACCACCCCCCGGCGCCGCCGCGCCGCCCGGCCGACCATCGTCCTGGAGAAGGCATGA
- a CDS encoding enolase C-terminal domain-like protein: MAGDTPRVTGLRVVPVAGRDSMLLNLSGAHGPYFTRTVVVLTASDGSTGVGEVPGGESIVRTLEESRDLVVGQPVAAWLSVLRAVRDRFAGRDAGGRGAQTFDLRTTVHVATALEAALLDLLGKHLGVPVCDLLGDGRQRDRVRTLGYLFFVGDRSLTDLPYRSGDATDDWTRLRDEPALTPAAIVALAEAARRRYGFADFKLKGGVLAGEDEVEAVIALKERFPDARITLDPNGGWPLADAIRFGRAMRDVVAYAEDPCGAENGYSGREIMAEFKRATGLPTATNMIATDWRELGHAVRAGAVDIPLADPHFWGMQASVRVAQLCDAWGLTWGSHSNNHFDISLAMFTHVAAAAPGDVTAIDTHWIWQDGQRLTASPMIIREGYVDVPSTPGLGVTLDDDRLEAAHELYLSKGLGGRDDAVAMRYLVPGWSFDPKRPALARRIS, encoded by the coding sequence ATGGCCGGTGACACGCCGCGGGTGACCGGCCTTCGCGTGGTGCCGGTCGCCGGGCGCGACAGCATGCTGCTCAACCTGAGCGGCGCGCACGGGCCGTACTTCACCCGGACCGTCGTGGTGCTGACCGCCTCGGACGGCAGCACCGGAGTCGGCGAGGTTCCCGGCGGCGAGTCCATCGTCCGAACCCTGGAGGAGTCCCGCGACCTCGTCGTGGGACAGCCCGTCGCGGCGTGGCTGAGCGTGCTCCGCGCGGTCCGGGACCGGTTCGCCGGGCGGGACGCGGGTGGACGCGGTGCGCAGACGTTCGACCTGCGCACCACCGTGCACGTGGCGACCGCGCTCGAAGCGGCGCTGCTCGACCTGCTCGGCAAGCACCTCGGCGTACCCGTGTGCGATCTTCTGGGTGACGGGCGGCAGCGCGACCGGGTGCGTACCCTCGGCTATCTGTTCTTCGTGGGTGACCGGTCCTTGACCGATCTTCCCTACCGGTCCGGCGACGCGACCGACGACTGGACCCGGTTGCGGGACGAACCGGCACTCACCCCGGCCGCGATCGTGGCACTCGCCGAGGCGGCACGGCGGCGGTACGGGTTCGCGGACTTCAAGCTCAAGGGCGGCGTGCTCGCCGGTGAGGACGAGGTCGAGGCCGTCATCGCGCTCAAGGAGCGGTTCCCGGACGCGCGGATAACCCTCGACCCGAACGGCGGCTGGCCGCTCGCGGACGCGATCCGGTTCGGGCGGGCGATGCGTGACGTCGTCGCCTACGCGGAAGACCCGTGCGGTGCCGAGAACGGGTACTCCGGCCGCGAGATCATGGCCGAGTTCAAACGCGCCACCGGACTGCCGACCGCCACCAACATGATCGCGACCGACTGGCGCGAACTCGGGCACGCCGTCCGCGCCGGCGCCGTCGACATCCCGCTCGCGGACCCGCATTTCTGGGGCATGCAGGCCTCGGTCCGGGTCGCCCAGTTGTGCGACGCGTGGGGGCTGACCTGGGGGTCGCACTCGAACAACCACTTCGACATCTCGCTCGCCATGTTCACCCACGTCGCGGCCGCCGCGCCCGGTGACGTCACCGCGATCGACACACACTGGATCTGGCAGGACGGGCAGCGGCTGACCGCATCGCCGATGATCATCCGAGAGGGGTACGTGGACGTGCCGTCCACACCGGGCCTCGGGGTCACCCTCGATGACGATCGGCTCGAGGCCGCACACGAGCTCTACCTGTCGAAGGGGCTCGGCGGCCGGGACGACGCGGTCGCCATGCGGTACCTGGTGCCCGGCTGGTCGTTCGATCCGAAACGTCCCGCGTTAGCGAGGAGGATCTCATGA